From Euzebyales bacterium, the proteins below share one genomic window:
- a CDS encoding YajQ family cyclic di-GMP-binding protein: MAENSFDVVAEVDRQEVDNAINQAAKEIAQRYDFKNTGASVAWSGEGIAIGANSEERVMAALDVLKSKLVKRKVSLKALEHEEPRPGSRGHYRLDIALVNGIPTDKAKAMVKQIKASKLKVTPAIQGDQLRISSKSRDALQEVQALLRANDQDLPLRFTNYK, translated from the coding sequence ATGGCCGAGAACAGCTTCGACGTGGTGGCGGAGGTCGATCGCCAGGAGGTCGACAACGCGATCAACCAGGCCGCCAAGGAGATCGCCCAGCGGTACGACTTCAAGAACACCGGCGCCAGCGTCGCGTGGTCCGGCGAAGGCATCGCCATCGGCGCGAACTCCGAGGAACGGGTGATGGCGGCCCTCGACGTGCTGAAGTCCAAGCTGGTCAAGCGCAAGGTCAGCCTCAAGGCGCTCGAGCACGAGGAGCCCAGGCCCGGATCCCGCGGTCACTACCGCCTGGACATCGCCCTGGTCAACGGCATCCCGACCGACAAGGCCAAGGCGATGGTCAAGCAGATCAAGGCCTCGAAGCTGAAGGTCACGCCCGCGATCCAGGGCGACCAGCTGCGCATCTCTTCGAAGTCCCGGGACGCCCTGCAGGAGGTCCAGGCACTGCTGCGCGCCAACGACCAGGACCTCCCGCTGCGCTTCACCAACTACAAGTAG